One part of the Hydra vulgaris chromosome 01, alternate assembly HydraT2T_AEP genome encodes these proteins:
- the LOC136074734 gene encoding uncharacterized protein LOC136074734: MVWGQTNTLILVQRYLNALKMSYDYQEKLSKEAAERYQNKLDLIGLKKCPYKFASDEWKDDPTEWPALAYHHVYQFLIKSPRIYSSEAMKNFKSLDAYKFFIDGWVQTMKHQKLSGGAYILHSEVRPSFRTTETPHQP, from the exons ATGGTATGGGGGCAAACAAACACGTTGATTTTAGTACAACGCTACTTAAACGCTTTGAAAATGTCTTATGATTATCAAGAAAAACTATCAAAAGAGGCTGCTGAACGTTACCAAAATAAGTTAGATTTAATAG GTCTAAAAAAGTGCCCTTATAAATTTGCATCAGATGAGTGGAAAGATGATCCAACTGAATGGCCTGCTCTTGCCTATCATCATGTTTatcaatttctaataaaaagtcCTA ggATATATTCTAGTGAAGccatgaaaaactttaaatcattagatgcttacaaattttttattgatggaTGGGTTCAAACTATGAAACATCAGAAACTCTCTGGTGGAGCTTACATTCTCCATAGTGAAGTCAGACCATCATTCAGGACCACTGAAACACCTCATCAACCATGA
- the LOC136073963 gene encoding THAP domain-containing protein 2-like produces MVWGQTLRLKMVKGCCVFDCSTNVKSHPNLSFYILPADPKRRRLWLNAIYRIDSSCKNKLWSPNTKHVYVCSKHFVSVSMLGVKKSIVESSHRQNRLLSRDEWRINRLNSSLGI; encoded by the exons ATGGTATGGGGGCAAACATTGCGCTTGAAAATGGTGAAAGGATGCTGTGTTTTTGATTGTTCAACCAATGTTAAAAGTCATCCGAACttgagtttttatattttgcctGCTGATCCAAAAAGAAGAAGATTGTGGCTTAATGCTATATATAGAATTGATTCATCttgcaaaaacaaactttggtcGCCAAATACAAAACATGTCTATGTATgctcaaaacattttgtatctg TGAGCATGTTAggtgttaaaaaaagtatagtggAATCATCCCACCGACAAAACCGATTGTTGTCACGAGATGAATGGAGAATAAATAGGTTGAACAGTTCTCTTGGTATataa